Proteins co-encoded in one Arachis hypogaea cultivar Tifrunner chromosome 13, arahy.Tifrunner.gnm2.J5K5, whole genome shotgun sequence genomic window:
- the LOC112737400 gene encoding signal recognition particle 14 kDa protein: MVLLQLDPFLNELTSMFERSTEAGSVWVTLKRSSLKSKAVRNKMATAGEAIEYRCLIRATNGKKTISTSVGAKDHQRFQASYATILKAHMTSLKKRERKEKKKSAEADKREGTSKRPKKS, from the exons ATG GTTCTTCTACAGCTAGATCCGTTTCTCAATGAACTCACCAGCATGTTCGAGCGAAGCACTGAGGCGGGCTCTGTTTGGGTTACACTTAAACGAT CATCCTTGAAGTCTAAAGCGGTTAGGAATAAAATGGCAACTGCTGGTGAAGCAATTGAGTATAGATGCCTTATCCGTGCCACCAATGGGAAAAAAACAATCTCTACTTCG GTTGGAGCAAAGGATCACCAGCGCTTTCAAGCTTCATATGCAACTATATTGAAGGCTCACATGACTTCCctgaagaagagagaaaggaaggaaaagaagaaatcCGCGGAGGCTGATAAGAGAGAAGGCACTTCAAAGAGGCCTAAGAAATCTTAA
- the LOC112737399 gene encoding protein LPA2, with amino-acid sequence MALQSQFLCSFFSGKVGDAHNVPLFPSPSQYTFRIRSQKASDSEDPSPSSKKGFGSSNSNESAAAVSTSSSKKKQKKGRRERASIIRRTPLEKPAFVSQEDKAEAKEQSKNESAFILAWLGFGLVILVEGISLAASGFLPEEWDKLFVKYLYPSFTPTVFLFVAGAVAYGVFKYLQNENITQQK; translated from the exons ATGGCGCTACAATCCCAGTTTTTATGTTCCTTCTTCAGCGGCAAAGTTGGAGATGCACACAATGTTCCATTGTTTCCCAGTCCCAGCCAGTACACCTTCAGAATCAGATCGCAGAAAGCTTCTGATTCTGAGGATCCGTCTCCGTCCAGCAAGAAAGGATTCGGGTCATCGAATTCCAATGAGAGTGCCGCAGCAGTATCAACAAGCAGCagtaagaagaagcagaagaagggTCGAAGAGAAAGAGCCTCCATAATTCGAAGGACTCCACTGGAAAAGCCGGCGTTTGTGTCTCAAGAGGATAAAGCTGAGGCGAAGGAGCAGAGCAAGAACGAAAGCGCTTTCATCCTAGCCTGGCTTGGTTTTGGTCTTGTCATTCTTGTTGAGGGCATCTCTCTTGCTGCTTCCG GGTTCCTGCCAGAAGAGTGGGACAAGTTGTTTGTGAAGTATCTTTATCCGTCCTTCACGCCTACGGTTTTCTTGTTTGTTGCGGGAGCAGTTGCATATGGAGTGTTTAAATATCTGCAGAATGAGAATATCACACAAcagaaataa